CGCCGACCGCGACTCGCAACAGGTGCAGAAAAACCTGCCGCAGGCGCAGTTCCACAAGTACCGCGCCAACCTCAGCCAATGGCGCAACGGGCGCTTGGGCAACCAGCCGTGGCAATGGCAGAGCCAGCTGTCGTTGCAGTACAGCCCCGATCCGCTGCCGGCCATCGAACAGCTGCTGGGCACCGACGACTCCGCGGTGCGCGGCTACCGCGAGAACAGTGCCTCGGGCGCCATCGGCGCGATCTGGCGCAACACCCTGCGCCTGCCGTTGCAGAACGATGCGCCCGTCAAGCTGACCCCACGCCTGGCCTTCGACCACGGACGCATCAAGGCACAGGAAGGCGCCGCCAGCGAGCGCCTGAGCAGCGCCAGCATCGGCCTGAACCTGAGCTGGAAGAACCTGCAGGTCGACGTCGACTACCAGCGCAGCCTGGAAACCCCGCAACGCTTTCACCGCGAACCCGCCGCCTGGCTGACCCGCCTGAGCCTGCAGATCTGAGGACCTTCGAATCGTGCATCAGCCTGAAAAAAACCGCCGAGCCTGAGCCTGCCAGCCGCGCTGCAACGCACAGCGCGCATCGCCACTCGGCCCACACATAGAGAGACTCCCATGCCCGACAACAGCTCCCTGTTCCACCTGTCCCCCAGGGGCAGATTGCGCCTGGTCATCGCCAGCCTGCTGCTGGTTTCCCATCTGCCGCACGCGCTAGCCAACGGCATCGTCGTGCCCCAGGGGCCGGGGGCCCTGCCGCAACTGCAAAACCAGAACGGCGTACCCATCGTCAACATCGTCGCGCCCAACGGCGACGGGCTCTCCCATAACCAGTTCCTCGACTACAACGTCGACCGCCAGGGCGTGGTGCTGAACAACGCCTTGCAGAATGGCATCTCGCAACTGGCCGGCCAGCTGGCCGCCAACCCGCAATTCCATGGCCAGGACGCCAGCGTGATCCTCAACGAGGTGATCGGCCGCAACGCCTCGGCGATCAACGGTGCCCAGGAAATCTTCGGCCGCCCCGCCGACTATGTACTGGCCAACCCCAACGGCATCTCGGTCAATGGCGGCAGCTTCATCAACACGCCGAACGCCAGCCTGCTGGTGGGCCGCCCCGAGTTCGACAACGACAAACTGCAAGCCCTGAGCACGCGCGACGCCAAGGGCCAGCTGACGATCCAGGACCAGGGCCTGATCAATAAAAAAGGCAGCATCAACCTGATCGCGCCGCGCATCGACAGCCAGGGCGCCCTTACCGCCGGCGAGCAACTGAACCTCGTCGTCGGGCGCAACCGTGTCGACCCGGCTGGAAGCCGCGTGCTCAGCACCGACCCGGCCGGCAACGCCGACAAACTCGCCCCTCAGGAGCAACGCATCGACGCCAGGCTGTTCGGCGCCATGCAGGCCGGGCGCATCAATATTGTCAGCACCGCCGAGGGCGCCGGCGTGCGCGTTGGCGCGGTGCAGGTCAAGGGCACCCAAGGGGTGGATATCGCCTCCGCCGGCGACCTGCACATCAGCGGCCAGGCCAAGGCCGACAGCCTCGACGCCATCCGTGCCGGCGTACACAGCGAACAGGGCGACGTGCAGTTGCGCAGCGGCCGCGACCTGACCCTCGCCGCCAGCGATGTCAGCGCCCGCGACATCAAGCTCGACGCCGGACGCAACCTCACCCTGAGCGCCATCGAAAGCCGCAAGCTCCAGGAAAAGCGCGAGCAGTGGAGCAACAGCACCATAGGCATCACCTGGGAAACCTACGACCGTACCCTGACCGACAGTGACAGCCGCCAGCACGGCAACCGGCTGACCGCGAGCCGCGATGCCGAGCTCAAGGCCCGCGCCAACGCCGAACTCAAGGCCAGCCAGATCAAGGCCGGCAACAACCTGAGCGTCGACAGCAAGGCCGACCTGAGCCTGACCGCCGCCACCGAAACCCACGAACAACGCGACCAGGGCCGGCATCGCAAGCACCTGTGGAAAGCCGACTGGGACAAGTCCAGCACTGAGCAACGCAGCGTCACCAGCCAGCTGGAAGCCGGCGGCAATCTGCAATTGAGCAGCCGCAAGCAGGTGCAATTGCAGGGAGCCGAACTGGCCAGCGGCGGCGACACCGAACTGACCGGGCAGCAGGTGGACATCACCAGCGCCAGCCGCACCCAGAGCCACAGCGACAAGTCCTATTCCGGCGACCTGGTCGGCGGCAGCTTCTTCGGCAAGAACGGCGACGGCGACCAGGGCAAGACCCTGAACAAGGGCAGCAAGGTCAACGCCAAGGGCGACCTGATCGTCAAGGCCGACGAAGTACGCATCAGCGGCAGCCAGGCCCGTGGCGGCACGAAAGCCGAAGTGATCAGCAACAAAGGCTCGCTGACCATCGACGGCGTGCAGGACCGCTCCCACGACAACCGCTACAGCAACGACAGCAAGTTCTTCGGCATCGCCAAGGACGAAAACCGGCAGAACCGCAAAGACAGCACCACCGTCACCAGCGACCTGCGCTCGGACAGCAACCTCACGCTCAAGAGCGCCAAGGACATCGCCATCAGCGGCGCCCAGGTGGCCGCGACCGGCAAACTCAAGGCCGAGGCCAAGGGCGACATCAAGGTCGACTCGGCGCAAAACACCTCGCAGAGCGAAACCACCACCCACACCCGCGGCTTCGACGCCTACGCCAAGGAGAACGCCCCGGGCACCCGGCAATACCGCGCCGGCGTGCGCTACGAAGACCAGCAGCAGACCGTCAAGACCGATAACACCCGGCAGCAGGCCTCGAGCCTCAGCGGCGGCAGCCTGGAAGTCGCCGCCGAAGGCAACCTGAGCGTCAAGGGCGGCAAGCTGGAAGCCACCCGCGGCGATGCCAGCCTCAGCGGCCAGCAGGTCGAGCTGCTGGCCGATCATGACAGCACGAGCAAAGACACCGACACCCGCACTACCGGCGGCGGCTTCTACTACACCGGCGGCCTGGACCGCGCCGGCAGCGGCGCGGAGTTCGCCCACAGCAGCAGCCAGGACAGCGACAAGAGCAGCACCGCCCACACCACCGGCATCAACGCCAGCGGCAACCTGACCATCACCGCCGGCAACAAACTGGTGACCGAGGGCGCCCAGGTCAAGGCCGGCGACCAGCTTCAGGTCAAGGCCGAACAGGTCGACAACCGTGCGGCGCATAACACTCAATCCAGCAGCCACAAGGACAACACCTGGACCGCCGATGTCGGCGCCAACGTCGAATACAAGGGCCTTACCCGCCCGGTGGAAAAAGCCATCGAAGGCGTGGCCCAGCGCAAGTTCCATCAGCCGGGCCTGCTCGACGCCCTGGAGCCGGGCAACGTCGGCCTGGACGTGGAAGTCGGCCACCAGAACAAACAAAGCATCGAGCAAGGCAGCACCGCCGTGGTCAGCCAGTTCAAGGGCGGCCAGGTCAAGGTCGATGTGAGCGGCCAGTTGCAGGACGAAGGCAGCCGCTACGAAGCCACCCAGGGTGCGCTGGACATCGACGCCGGCAACCATCTGGCCAAGGCCGCCAGCAATACCCACAGCAGCAGCGAACAGGCGCTGGACGCCAAGGCCGGCGTGCGGGTCTACACCACCACGGGCGAGGACCTGAACGTGCGCGCCAGCGGCGCCGGTGGCAGCAGCGACATCCGTAGCGACAGCAGCCAGGCGGTGGTCGGCAGCTATACCGGCAAACAGGGCGTGGACATCAATCTGCGCGGCGATGGCCAGTACGAAGGCAGCCGTTTCGATGGCGGCGAGGCCGGCGTCAAGCTGCACAGCGGTGGCGAACTGGCGCTGAACCAGGCCAATGACCGCCAGACCAGCAGCACCTCCAGCCTGCGCGGCGATGCCGCGCTCACCGTCGGCAGCGCACCGGGCGCCAATGGCAAGAACCTCAACCTCGGCGCCGGCCTGCAACTGGACCACAAGCGCCTGGACCAACAAGACAGCCAGGCGCACGTCGCGACCATCCAGGGCAAGGGCCCGATCGAGCTGTCCAGCGGCGGCGACCTGATCCTCCAGGGCACCACCATCGGCAGCCAGACCGCCAAGACCGGCGACATCACCCTGGACGCCGGCGGCAAGCTCGACCTGCAGGCCGCCGTCGACACCCACGCCAGCCAGGGCAGCAACCTCGGTGGCGGCCTGACCGCCGGCGCCAGCAAGACCAGCAGCGAGCAGAGCAGCGGCAAGAGCGCCAACCTGAGCGCCAACTTCAACATCGGCCGGGTTGCCGAGCAGGACCGGAGCCAGACCGGCGGGCAACTGCACAGCAACGGCCAGGTCCGCCTGGCCAGCGCTTCCGCCAGCAACACTGCGCTGCACTTGCAGGGCACCCAGGTCGAGGCCGCGGGCGTCACCCTCAGTGCCGAGAAGGGCGGGATCCTCCAGGAGTCCGCGCAATCCACCCAGGCCCACAACAACTGGGGCCTGACCCTGGGCGCCGGCGGCAACGGCGGCAAGACCACCCGCGCCGATGCCGGCGAACACGACTCGCCGAAAACCGATCGCGGGATCCATGCCCGGGCCAAGATCGACGTCGAGCAACTGGCCAGCGAGCTCCAGCACAACAGCCTGATCAAGGCCGACCAGGTGACGCTGATCAGCGGCGCCGATACCCGCCTGGCAGGCGCGCGCATCGACGCCACCCGGCTCGACGGGCAGATCGGCGGCGCGCTCGACATCGAAAGCCGCAAGGACCGGATCAGCAGCACCACGGTCAACCTCGACGCCCGCCTGGACGCCGAGAAGAACCAGCCGGGGGTGGTCGACAAACTGACCCGCCAGACCGGGCCGCTCAAGGACAAGCTACAGGCCAAGGCCGAAGGCAGTTTCGACAAGCACCGCGGGAAACTGGAAAACGTCGTCGACAAAGGCAGCGAACGCCTGGTAGCGGCCAAGGACAACCTGGTGGACAAGGCCCAGACCGCCAAGGAACGCCTGGGCGAGAAGTTCACCCGCAGCGGCAGCTATGACGTCAACCCGGAACCCAAGGGCGCTTTCGGCCGTGGCGTCGACAAGGCCAAGGGTTACCTCGCCGACAAGACCGAAGCCCTGGGCGATCGCCTCTCCGGGCTCAAGCAGCGGGTCTGGCCGAAAACCAGCGACAGCTACGCGGTCAGCGAGAAGACCACGCCCGGAGCCAAAGTGGCCAACACCGCCGAAGGCGTGCTGTTCGGCGACAAGAGCGGCAACACCTCCTACACCCCGACCCTGAACCTGAACGTCAGCCGGCAGAGCAAGGACAGCGTGGCCCAGGCTTCGGGCATCAGCGCCAGCCAGGGTGTGAACCTGCGCGTGTCCGGCGACACCCACCTGAGCGGCGCGCGGATCAGCGCCAGCGAAGGCCGGGTCGATCTCGGCGGCTCGACCGTCACCAGCACTGCGCTGGCCGGCTCGGACTACCGCGCCGACGTGGGCCTGAATGTATCGAAATCGCCACTCAACCTGGCCCTAGGGGCCAAGGACGAGCT
This portion of the Pseudomonas sp. MRSN 12121 genome encodes:
- a CDS encoding hemagglutinin repeat-containing protein; protein product: MPDNSSLFHLSPRGRLRLVIASLLLVSHLPHALANGIVVPQGPGALPQLQNQNGVPIVNIVAPNGDGLSHNQFLDYNVDRQGVVLNNALQNGISQLAGQLAANPQFHGQDASVILNEVIGRNASAINGAQEIFGRPADYVLANPNGISVNGGSFINTPNASLLVGRPEFDNDKLQALSTRDAKGQLTIQDQGLINKKGSINLIAPRIDSQGALTAGEQLNLVVGRNRVDPAGSRVLSTDPAGNADKLAPQEQRIDARLFGAMQAGRINIVSTAEGAGVRVGAVQVKGTQGVDIASAGDLHISGQAKADSLDAIRAGVHSEQGDVQLRSGRDLTLAASDVSARDIKLDAGRNLTLSAIESRKLQEKREQWSNSTIGITWETYDRTLTDSDSRQHGNRLTASRDAELKARANAELKASQIKAGNNLSVDSKADLSLTAATETHEQRDQGRHRKHLWKADWDKSSTEQRSVTSQLEAGGNLQLSSRKQVQLQGAELASGGDTELTGQQVDITSASRTQSHSDKSYSGDLVGGSFFGKNGDGDQGKTLNKGSKVNAKGDLIVKADEVRISGSQARGGTKAEVISNKGSLTIDGVQDRSHDNRYSNDSKFFGIAKDENRQNRKDSTTVTSDLRSDSNLTLKSAKDIAISGAQVAATGKLKAEAKGDIKVDSAQNTSQSETTTHTRGFDAYAKENAPGTRQYRAGVRYEDQQQTVKTDNTRQQASSLSGGSLEVAAEGNLSVKGGKLEATRGDASLSGQQVELLADHDSTSKDTDTRTTGGGFYYTGGLDRAGSGAEFAHSSSQDSDKSSTAHTTGINASGNLTITAGNKLVTEGAQVKAGDQLQVKAEQVDNRAAHNTQSSSHKDNTWTADVGANVEYKGLTRPVEKAIEGVAQRKFHQPGLLDALEPGNVGLDVEVGHQNKQSIEQGSTAVVSQFKGGQVKVDVSGQLQDEGSRYEATQGALDIDAGNHLAKAASNTHSSSEQALDAKAGVRVYTTTGEDLNVRASGAGGSSDIRSDSSQAVVGSYTGKQGVDINLRGDGQYEGSRFDGGEAGVKLHSGGELALNQANDRQTSSTSSLRGDAALTVGSAPGANGKNLNLGAGLQLDHKRLDQQDSQAHVATIQGKGPIELSSGGDLILQGTTIGSQTAKTGDITLDAGGKLDLQAAVDTHASQGSNLGGGLTAGASKTSSEQSSGKSANLSANFNIGRVAEQDRSQTGGQLHSNGQVRLASASASNTALHLQGTQVEAAGVTLSAEKGGILQESAQSTQAHNNWGLTLGAGGNGGKTTRADAGEHDSPKTDRGIHARAKIDVEQLASELQHNSLIKADQVTLISGADTRLAGARIDATRLDGQIGGALDIESRKDRISSTTVNLDARLDAEKNQPGVVDKLTRQTGPLKDKLQAKAEGSFDKHRGKLENVVDKGSERLVAAKDNLVDKAQTAKERLGEKFTRSGSYDVNPEPKGAFGRGVDKAKGYLADKTEALGDRLSGLKQRVWPKTSDSYAVSEKTTPGAKVANTAEGVLFGDKSGNTSYTPTLNLNVSRQSKDSVAQASGISASQGVNLRVSGDTHLSGARISASEGRVDLGGSTVTSTALAGSDYRADVGLNVSKSPLNLALGAKDELTRKQDDATRQDQSSNLGLLRTGGHNDSQLLQAGIDQKTP